A stretch of DNA from Candidatus Desulfatibia profunda:
GGATTTGATTGTGGCAAAAGGAGCAACACCCGTCGGTCTTGGCGCCAGGGATACGCTCCGTTTGGAAGCCGCCCTGCCGCTTTATGGCCACGAGCTGGGTGCAGATCCCGAAGGGAAGGAAATCCCTGTCTTTGCCTGTCCCCTGGCAAAGATTGCTGTAAGCTTTTCGCCCCTGAAAGGCGAGTTCTTAGGCCGTGCAGAGCTGGCCGGACAACATGAGGCCTTCAAAAAAATCATCTTCCGTGATTACGCCCTCATCAAAGATCTGCCCCGGATGATCAAATCGATTGCCGTGGCGGGTCGCGGTGTCGCCCGAGAAGGGGCCAAGGTGTTTAAGGGCGACAAACTCATCGGCCATGTTACCAGCGGCACCATGGTTCCTCTGTGGTCCGTCGAGGGGCAAGGGCTGGAGTCAAAGCAGATCGACCAACATCAGTTGCGGTCAATTTGCCTGGGTTACATCGACAGTGACATTGTCGAAAGCGAGACGGTCAAGATCGAGATTCGCGGCAAGCTGGTTGATGCCGTGGTGGTGCCGTTTCACCTGCGTTCCGAAGCCCCGCCTTACTCCCGTCCGATCATCTTCGATCACCAACTGCCGGCCGAGGAACTGCCGACAGGCGACGCAACGGTCAAGGTTCGCAGGCTGCTTGAAAAGAGCGTGGAAAACACCCGCTGGCGACAACGAGAATGCATCAACCTGATCCCTTCGGAGATGACGATTTCTCCCATGGTCCGACTGTTGTCGGTGATGGATCCTGCCTTCCGGTATGCGGAGCATAAGCGCTTCAAGGCTTTCTATGATGCCGATATATTTTACTACCAGGGCACCGAGTTTATTGCCGAAGTCGAGCTGCTGCTGGAAGAGGAGATGCGAAAATATATGAGTTGTGCGAACGTGGAGACGCGCCTCATCAGCGGGCAAATGGCCAATACCGCCGTTTTTAGTGCCATGGCAGACTACATCAATCGCGTAGACCGTAAGATCGAGCCGCGACGAATCCAGTTGGTGATGAACAACCATATCGGCAAAGGCGGGCATCTTAGTGCCCAGCCCATGGGCGCCTTGAAAGACTATGTCGCCAGGAACCCGCGCACCGAGCGACCGGCGGTGATAAATTTTCCGGTAATGCCGGACAACCCTCACAGGATGGATGTAAAGACTACGCTGGAATTGATCGATGAACACAGGCCGGAGTTGATCATTTTAGGCAAAAGCCTGATCCTGCACAAGGAGCCCGTGGCCGAGATCCGCCAATTTTTAGACGCTCAGAAAATAGACTCGGTGGTGATGTACGATATGGCCCACGTACTGGGCCTTATCGGCCCACACTTCCAGGAGCCGTTTGCCGAAGGAGCCGATCTGGTGACCGGATCAACCCACAAAACCTATTTTGGAACGCAGCGTGGGATCGTCGGCAGTCGTTACCAGGAGAACGAAGAGCGTTACGAACTCTGGGAGGCTCTGATGCGGCGCGCTTTCCCCGGGTCGGTGTCCAACCACCACCCCGGCACGCTGCTCGGCTTGCTTATCGCCGCTTATGAAATGAATCACTTCAGGGATGAATACCAGTCCAGGGTTATCGCCAATGCCAAGTCATTTGCCCGTGGGTTGAAAGAGTGCGGGCTGAATGTTGTCGGCGATCCCGGCATCGACTTCACCGAAACCCACCAGGTGTTGGTGAATGTGGGCTATAGCCACGGTCCGGAAATCGCTAAACGGCTGGAAGCCAACAACATCATCTGCAACTACCAGACGAATACCGACGAAGAGGGATTTACCGCCTCCGGGGCTCTGCGAACGGGTGTGTCGGAAATGACGCGTTTCGGCATGCAGGCAGACGACTTCCGTAAACTGGCAGTGCTGATCCATGACGTGGTGAAGAACAATAAGAATGTAGTTGATGAAGTCAAGGCGCTGAGGGGACGATTCAGTGAATTGCAGTTTTGTTTCCGTGGGGATGAATACGATGATGTGCTGCAAGAGCTGCACGAGCTGCTGTAGAAAATCGACTCGCCGCTGACAGAATTAAAAGGTGACAAAATGAGTGATAACACGTCTGTTGGCCCAATAAATAACCTTGATTGTCTGGAAGAATTGCTTAATGCGGGATATGTTATTAACGGCCCGAGAAAAGATCCCCAAAGAGATTTGATTTCATTCAAGGCATTTCTGAAAAAGGGCAAGGAATTTGTGCCCGAAGTTTGGCTGTCAAATATGGGATATGAATTCGTAGAACCGAGCACATTTACCAAAGGGCATAAAATTGCATATAAAATGATTGATGAATTATTTGATGAACGATTTAATTCAAATTATACCATGGTTAAAGGAAAGAGAGAAATTCCCTTATATTTGAAAGTAGCAATGCCGAAGGCAGAGTAAACATTAACTTTAGCTCATTTTAGCTCACTTCAAACTTTAGGCACTTTTAACGGTCTTTGCCAGAGTCAAATATCTCTGATCTGACCCAGAGGACCAGATTTTTCAGAACTAAATAAAGCAGATATTATCTTGTTGAAAAAGAATCTGCATTGTGGTACGGACCAAACCAACCACCCACGTGAACTCAATTCCAATATATTACTTTAAATCAGCATGTTAACTAGATAAGAAAAGGAGGGCTTTATGCGAAGAGGGTTATTTTTATTGATTCCTGTCCTTATTATCGGTTTGATTTTTTCACCTTGCGCCTGGAGTAAGGCCAAGAGCATTAAAATCGGCATCAACGCTCCCTTGACCGGCGATATCCCCAAGGTGGGCGAGGGCACCAAGTTTGCGGCCCGGATGTGGCTTGAGGACGTTAACGCCGCCGGCGGCCTCAAGATTGGAAAAAAGAAGTATCCGGTCGAGTTGGTCATCGAGGACAATGAGTCCAAAGCGGAATCGGCTGTTAAGGTCAATACCAAGATGATCACCGAAGACGAAGTGCTGGTCATTGTCGGGCCTCAGGCCTCCAAGCAGGCCATTCCTGCGGGCGGCGTTGCCAACAACTACAAGACCCCGATGATTAGTCCCTGGTCGACAAATCCCGACACCACCAAGGACCGCCCCTTTGTTTTCCGAGGCTGCTTTCTTGATCCTTTTCAGGGACCGGTACTGGCCAA
This window harbors:
- a CDS encoding glycine cleavage system protein T, with product MSGFLRTVFYDRHVALGAKMVEFFGWEMPIFYPTGIVKEHLATRKAAGVFDVSHMGRFIIRGTGALKFLQHVLSNNAEALDIRETGAQYTIIPNKTGGAVDDAYLYRFVEDEYLLVVNGANREKDWNHFQSFLNDFDNVELTDRTKEIAMLSLQGSKSRAILEAIVHSGRLPDPMRNAVSMVTISGVKVKVARTGYTGEPLCFELFADRKNGPMLWDLIVAKGATPVGLGARDTLRLEAALPLYGHELGADPEGKEIPVFACPLAKIAVSFSPLKGEFLGRAELAGQHEAFKKIIFRDYALIKDLPRMIKSIAVAGRGVAREGAKVFKGDKLIGHVTSGTMVPLWSVEGQGLESKQIDQHQLRSICLGYIDSDIVESETVKIEIRGKLVDAVVVPFHLRSEAPPYSRPIIFDHQLPAEELPTGDATVKVRRLLEKSVENTRWRQRECINLIPSEMTISPMVRLLSVMDPAFRYAEHKRFKAFYDADIFYYQGTEFIAEVELLLEEEMRKYMSCANVETRLISGQMANTAVFSAMADYINRVDRKIEPRRIQLVMNNHIGKGGHLSAQPMGALKDYVARNPRTERPAVINFPVMPDNPHRMDVKTTLELIDEHRPELIILGKSLILHKEPVAEIRQFLDAQKIDSVVMYDMAHVLGLIGPHFQEPFAEGADLVTGSTHKTYFGTQRGIVGSRYQENEERYELWEALMRRAFPGSVSNHHPGTLLGLLIAAYEMNHFRDEYQSRVIANAKSFARGLKECGLNVVGDPGIDFTETHQVLVNVGYSHGPEIAKRLEANNIICNYQTNTDEEGFTASGALRTGVSEMTRFGMQADDFRKLAVLIHDVVKNNKNVVDEVKALRGRFSELQFCFRGDEYDDVLQELHELL